In the genome of Metabacillus litoralis, the window TAAAATATCGCTAATTGTAATGCCATCAATGACATACTCATAACTACTAAATGCAGTCTCAGCCTTTAATCCTTCTAAAAATGAGTAAAGCTCTGTTTGATTTTTATACCCTTCTTGAAGAAATGTTTTCGCTAATGCAATCACCCATTTTTTCGCTTCGACGGCATTGAGCGGTCCGATTGGAATCATATTTATTTCAGATGCACCAAAACCTCCAAATCGTCCAGCTTCACCCCAATCTGGGACTTTTAATGAAGTGGTTAATGTCGAAAATCCCTCCACGGTGACCATGTCAAATGGAACTAGAAGGATTCTTTTTCCTTCATTCCATTCCATTTCTTTCTTTTTTACTTTTTGAATAATAAGACTAATAAATTGATAGGGATCAATATACGTCTTAGCGACGATCTCTTTATTCGGGAACTTTTGAGTTCGTCCATTATTTCGTTTTCCCAATTCTCCTGATAAAAACATTCTTGATGGGTTTTCTCGGGATAAATCAATCTCCCATTCTAGTTGGTATTTACCACTATCTTCTTCTATATACGCCATCTTACTCTGCCCATCAAAATCTTTTATTTGAAAACGATGCGAGTTAATGACAGAATCATACTTCTTTTCTTGAAACAATTTTACGTCTAAATAGGCAGTCTTATCATTCATGATCTTGGAACTGCGCTCGAAATGGAGTAAGTAATTTTCCAAAAGGGAATCTTCAATGTAATAAAACTTATACTGACCTTTCTCTTCAATCGGCACTTTTCCCGTTTCCACGACTTTGTTACCTTTCGTCGAAATGAGTCCATGCGGATGGATAAAGCCTGTACTCTTTAAATGATTAATTACACCTTCTGCAACAAAATCGGGTACGTTTCCCATCATCGTTTTCAATTTATCGACAGAAGCGAGTCCGCCATTTTCTTTTAAAAATACAAGCAATTCTACTATATCTGGACGATCCGGAGAAAACCATTCCATGGTTAGGATGGCCTCAAATGATTTCACTCCACCTGATCGTTTAAGGGTAATCTTCATCTATTTCACTCTCCTAACTCTTTTTGACTTATCGTCATTTTCGTCGCTTCCCTCGGTAAAAGCCTTAATTGTTCGGATTGCTTATTATTTAGGAAAAACTGATATTTACCCACAATAACACGCTGGAATCTTGCACGTGTAATGGCTACATTTAATCGATTCGGATTATCCATAAAGCCGATTCTGTCAGTCCGAACCATTGATAGGAATGTGATATCCGCTTCCTGGCCTTGGAATTTATCCACTGTATAATTTTTAATTTCAACATTTCCGATTGAAAAATTAGCCAGCCTATTTTTTTGTCCCGTTAATTTCTTTAGTTCATCTGCCATAGCTTTTCGTTGGCCATTGTAAAAAGTTAAACATGCTACTTCCCAGATTCCTTTATCATGTTCATCATTCTTATGGATAGCCGCCCATTTGATAAATTCTCTTAGTTCTTTCATAATCGCTTGCACTTCAGCTTCATTCGTAGAGCGCTTGTTTTTACCACTAACATCTAACCATATATTTTTATTCGGATAACGATTATACGTCCATTCACGCTTATACCTCGTATAGGATGAATCGCGAAGTGCCTCATTGTTATAAAAATAGGACCTTGGAAATTGAGAAATTTCCGGGTGCATACGATGTTGATAGTCTAAAGATACGAATCGATTTTGTTTTTCTTCCATATTGAAACCAGAATTTAAGGTCGTTTCAAGTGACTGATCTCTATTCTTCCCAACCCCATCCTGAAGGGCTTGCAAGATAGATGGCAATGCAATGTCACCTACTGTTTCAATATCTTTTAAAATATGAGCAGCTGCAGTTTTAGGGGAAAGGAATTCTAGATTCCTCTTTAAGTTTTCTCTCGTTCGCGAATTGTCTACATTCTCCAACTCAAAAGAACGAACTAATCTCCATCCATATTCTGATGCCCATGTTTTTTCTTTTAAAAACTTCTTTTGTTCGCTGAAAAAATCGATTGCCAAAGCTTCACGTTTTCTGCTTGACTTCCAAGTATATTGCAATGACTGATGTAATTCTTGAGGGTGACGAGAATAAAAAGCATTCACTTGATAGTGATTAGATGAATTTTCCCAATCATCTTTAATTACAACCATATTCGTTGGAATCTGATTTTCAACAAGTGAATATAATTTTTCACTTACAAAAATCACCTCAGCACCTTGCATACTCCAGACAATCGGATTTTTCATTTTTATATCCATTTCGGAAATGCCTACGAAAGAAATAGAGTCAACAGTCGGATTCTCATCTATAACAACAACCCTTTTCTTCATATCGTCTGGGTCAGCCACTGCCAGCTCACTTTGAATATTTTTAATTACATCAACCTGTAAAACGAGACAAACAGGCATTCGCACTCTAAAATCATGGATATATTGATAAATGAGAAGACATGCTTGCTTTAAAGCAGGTGATAATTTTTCGTCATCATCGATTGCAGCATTCACATGTTCACGATCATTAAAGGGCGGTAATTGCTTAATATCCCCAACAAGGATCCAACGCTTCGCGAATAGAGCAGGAATTAAAAACTCTTGGAACGTTGTTTTACTAGATTCATCAATAATTAAGTAATCATATTTAGGAACAGGCGGTTCATCACCGTTAAGATTAAATAATGGATGTTTCAAGATTCCAAATGTGGTTCCACAAACTAGATTTGCCGATTCAATTAATACATCACGGAACTTACTATTTTCATAGTTGTCCATCGTGAATTCTTTAATTTTCTCGCTAATTGAATCTTGTTTTCCGATCCGTAATGGAAAAATTCCATCTAACAAATTCTTCTCTTGTAGCCTTTCTAACACATTATCAATCGAGACATGTGTTGAACCACATAAAAGAATTCGTTTACCCCGTTGAATTAATTGAACAATTAATTCAAGAATGGTTGTTGTTTTCCCGGATCCTGGTGGACCTTCTAACAGTGCAAAATCGGGTGTTGCGAGTGCTTTTGAAACAAAGCTTCTTTGCGCTTGAACACCTTCTCTAGTATGGTCGGTCAATACTTTCCATTCTGTAATGGTTTCAGGTGTAAAGGACTTCCATACCTTTTCTCTTTCTTTTCTTCTCGATAGATCAATAAGTGGCTTTTGATCTGTTAAAGGTACTCTTTTTAGCTTTTGTATCGCTTTTCGTTGCATTTCTAATTGATACGTATTTACCCGAATGGAGAGGACTTCAGGTATATCACTAAATTTAAGTGTCGTTCTATCGTGTCTACTAATGAATAGGATTAGCTCATCTGGAAGAACCTTTTCAATTTTCAACCTCACTTGCTTTCCGTCGAGTATCCCTTCTAATTCTTCCGTGTCTTGATCAAAGAAGTAATCAACATTCGATTTAGAGAATGACTCATCATCTTCCTCTTCATCTATTAGTCGTATCGCTAATTGGCCTTTCCTTGAACTACTCTTTTGATCATGTTTCGATATTTTAAACATGTCAATCCCATTTTCCGAATCCCTATATATATGATCGTTAGATAAGCCAGAAACGTTACTTAATGTTTCAAATGAATCTCGATTATGCTCTATGGCGATTTCTACTCCATTGACATGAATCTTCTTTGGGATTGGAATCGTTTGAATTTTAAAATGAACGTCTATACCACCATGGGTGATTTTTTTAGGTCTTGGAAAGCTTTGCGAAACGTACAGTGCATTTCCGTTTCTTTCAAGGAATGGAATTCGCTCACCTTTTTCGTTGAAATAAAGATCCCCCGACAGATTAGCTATATGCCAATCTGATTGATTCATATAAAGTCCATTAATATAAAGATCTTCATCTTCATTGATTTCTCCCATTATTTCAAAGGAATATGAACCTTTTTTCTCGTTATATGTTTTCCCGCTTAACGTCAGGTGATGACCGTTTTGGGAAATATCCTTAATCTCAAAAGGGGTAATAGTCGCGATGCTACCGTTACTCGTTAGCGCCTGTTTTTCCCCATTATAAGCAGAGCTATCCGTGATTCGTAATAAATGACGTGTGGAACTGATCGAAATAAGCTCAAATTGAGTAGGGAGAAGTGGCATAAAATTATTATCTAGCCGAATCCCGCTTCCTGGTTCGAACGGAACATTGTTTTCTACATTTAATTCTAAGTAGTTTTCATCCATAAAAACTTCTAACACCGATGATGTGCTCAGGGTAATTTGATAGCATAAAGGGTCAATGATTAGTTTAGTAGGGTCTTCTACTGTATCCCATTTTGCCCTTACATGCTTTTTTTCTCGTAGCGCTTTAATCGCTAGTGTCAAATAACGCTCAAATTTCCTCATATTATCGTCAACAGCCGTTACCATATTATTAGCTTTTCTAAAATCATCATACATAGCATTATAGTATAAATTCATCTTCTCAACCCCCGTACAAATACAGGCCATACAGAATACATTAGTTATTTGACTAATATCCGAAAACCTATCTTTTAAGTTCTTATTACAATGTACTATATAAACCACTCTTATTTGATTTAATACTTAGTTAAAATTTTTCATTTGCTAAGTTTTTAAAATTCATTATTTTCTTTAATCTAATCTTTGCACTTCAAAAAAGACCGACATATTAACATCTTTCTCAAACTCTCTGTTAAAAAGATGACTTCAAATGGTCATACTGAGGTAAATAGTTAAGACAAGTAAAAGAAAATTCTCCCGTTGTTTCCTTCCCCTTTACTCGAGACATACTTATAAATAAAGCATTTTTTATTGTGTCTGAATTTGGTACACTGGTTACAAAAACATTCCCATCGATATATTGAGTTGTCGGCGAATCTAAAACTAATATAATATTTGGTGTTTGCCAACCTTTATAGCTATGAAATGAACATATTTTAAGCCGCCCGGTACCACCCTGAAATTTCCACTTTTCTGACTTACGTCGTTTCTGATCAGATTGTCGCTGTAAATCGTAAACGTGAGACGTTTTCACACCATATCTCTCGAAATATTCTACCAACTCAGCACCTGTTTTTTCATTGGTAGTAATAATTGTGATATCTTCCCAATCATTTGATTTTCTAAGTTCTTTGACTCTATCTGTAAGTTGTGATAGTTTGTCAGAGATATTATTTGCTTTGCAGTTTAACCAAAATGTCGTTTGCAAAAAGCTTAACTGTTCCTCACGAGCAACTAATATATCTTCCCCTTGAATTTGTAAAACTTCTCGAACTTGTCGAATTTTTTGGACCATTGTATCAGGTAAACGATGTGTGTATTTTAGATTACCGGGTCGCCCCTTAAAACCAATGTTTTTTACCTGATCAGCATCTTCAATCCACACCCCATGATTGAATAAATCCTGAGCTTTATCATATACAATAAACAGCTCACCTTTCTTAGTATAAAACTGCTTTAAAAAACGAATCCATTCACCCATAAAATCCTGACCTTCATCAACCAAAATATAATCATAGTTGAATTGGTCCTTCATATTATTTTCTAGAAAGTAAATGTTAATTAAACTCATCCATCGTTGTGTGAAATTTTGATCTTCATCATCGAAGTCAACTTCAATCTCATGCTCTGTCATAATGATTTTTAACAGTTCATGGAAGTGAATAATTGTTAAATCTTTTCGTAGCTTTTTACGTTCTCCCTCATAGTTACCTTGTCCGAACTGTTGACTAACCAAGTCTCTTAAATAATGTCGCAGTGTAATGTTAAATGTTAGAATCAGTACACGTTTATTATCTCTTAATGCTTTTACAGCCTTTTCAGCTAAAATTAAGGATTTACCTGCTCCAGCTACCCCACTCCATCTACGAATAGATCCTGGACTCAATTCAGAGAGTTCACTCTGTGACGGAGTTAGAATAAACGGTCGTCTTCGTTCAAAGTTATAATCAGCATATTGTAGATGCTTTGCTAATTCTTTAACTAATTCTTCTAACTGCCCATTATGATTAAATGCAGATTGTTGCCTTGATAAAGCATATGTGTGGATTCTATTATTTAATGGATTATGAGTGTTTTTTATATATTCAATATCCTCTTTTGTCCAAATTTTTGTATAAAGCAAATTATTATTACAAAATGCTAAAGCATTTGCTTTAGCAGCACCATGAAAGTATACTACTGTTTCAATACAAGCATAATAATTCTTCTCAAATTCCTCAGCAAGATATACACTGTTTGTTAGTTCTGATTTAAGGATACTTTTTTTATAGTTCTCTACTTGATTTATTGGATTCTTTTTATGTGAGCGTCCATCTGTTCCGCGAATGTACCCTCCGTTTTCGTAAACAGATGACGTTAGGTTCCAATCCTTAACTTCGATAATGATGATCCCACGACTAGGATGCAATAAGACAAAGTCCGGTTTCATTGAATTAATATGAGGCTGTTCAAATACCATCCACCCATCAAAACGTGAACTATTTCTAAAAACATCTAATAAGTACTGCTCCCCTTTGGTTCTTGGATCATTTGGATTATAGCTCTCGAAAATCTCTGCTGACACAGCATTCACCTTACTTAATTAGTTTTTTTGCTTTTCATAATATAGAGAAGGACGATTCCATAATTAGCGTGTTCCACCCCAACCATAAATGGTACCTTTTGGAAGCCTTCCATCAACATTTTGATTATATTGAGATTGATATCTAGCCATTTCCCTCCTAGCCCTCTGTAAAATAACTTCTTTTGTTGGCTTTTCAGAAAATAGTATCTGTGAAAAGCTAGCATCAATGGTTACCTGAAGAGCAATATGTTTGTTTCTCGGCACCCTCACTAACTCAAAAATTTTAATATGATAATAGTCTTCATCTTCGATAATTTTTGCCATCTTTGTTTTTATACGATCAAACTGGAAAACCAACTTCAATAAATTAGTTTGAGTAATAGTTATATCTACGAAGGGATCCCTGTTAAAACACAGACTACAATCAACTACAACTGGTAATATATCAACACTCATATTTATTAGAGAATAATCACCTTGAGGTAACTCTCTCGTATAGGAAATTTCCGTTTCTATGTCTCCTAATGTTGTTGGAAGGATTAATTTTTTCTTATCCATACTTTTCTCCATCATTTATAATTTGGATGTATCCGAACATCAGTATATAATTTTTCATCGGTTCTAATGGGTCTCCAAAGAATACATAGCTATTGAATTTACTACCTTTCTAATATATTTTTCAATTTAGCACAGACGTTGTTTGCTTCTATAATTAAAATCGACCAATAGTTGGTATTTGTTTAGTGACTTATTACTATTATAGATTGTTAATTTATCCCACAAAAAATTGTTTTTGAGATTAATAGTTTAATATTCTATCCAACGACTGATTGGATGTCGTCTTATTTTTAAGAATGCTTCCCCATTCAAGTCTAGATTGGACTCCTAATCAGCCCCGCAAAAACTGATTCAAGCAACTTATCTAACAATATACAGAATGCTAGAAATACTTTGCGGGCTATTGAGAAGATTCAGATAAGCAGAATAACAAAAGAATGGAATTTAGCTTTTAACAATAGGTAAACGTAAACTTCTTTTCAACTTGGTCATTTCACCGAGATTGCAGATGGCAAAAACTTCAGAAAAATAATGGAACATCTGATCATTTTTAGAGCAAGTTGCTATTAACATATTTAATTTTCGGCTATATCCCTACCTGTATATCGATAGTCTAGCAGCAATTCTGCAAATTGAGTTAATACAGTCAGCGCCCAACTATTATCTTTTCCTTCTTGGTATTCCTTGTGTTCTCTTGTAAGAGTATCATGGTATTTTGTGTTCGTTGCTTTAAATGGTTTATAATCTATCATGTTTACGTCCACGGCAGGTCAGCATCAGTTATTTCTACCGGCTTTCCCTTATTCTCCAATAAATGTGTTCTGATGATTTCTAATTCATTTTCTAGGATCGAGATCCGTTCTTCATAGTCTTCTTCCATCTTTTTCATTTTCCCTGTCAGATTACTAACAAGTTTCCTAAGTCGTAACAGCTCCTCACTGTTTTGCGGGGCGGCCATTTGAGGTTGTCCGGCAAACCTAGTTTGGTTTTCGATTTTTTGTAATAGTGCAAGCATTTGATCTTGATTCTTGTCTTCTTGGTCCTGTTCGCCTTTTGAATTGCTGACCTCCGATGTAACTGTATTCAGCATCCGCTTGAGTTTGCCATCAATTTTTGTAAGATTGTCCTTGCTGCTATCAGCAATCTGCTTTTGAATCGGTTCTAGATGGTCAGATAATTGTTTACTAACAACGGATTGGATTACTTCAAGAATTTGAAATTCATTATAGGATTTGATTTCTTTTAATCGTTCCACTGCCTCATTTGATAAATTCGTCATATCCTTTGCTGGAACTTTTTCATCAATATACAAAAGCGTTTCACGGAATTCTTCTATGACGGTAGTAAAATTAGATATAACTTTGTCCATTTCTTTTGTTTGTTTTGATGCTTCCGTAAATTTTTCTATTAACTGATTCATTGTCTTGTCGGTGGATGCTGCTGCCATTGAATTTGTCTCCTTTTTGCATTTAACTTTTATTAAAATCTTTTTTGTTTTCTGTGTCGTACCGGAAATTACCAATTTCATTTCGGACTAAATGGTATTTTATTAAGCAGACCATTACTATTTTGAGCTCTCATATTTTAAGCCTCATTAAATATAACTAAATCTGTTGTACGGATCTCTTTCAATCTGTTTTATAAATTGAGATTTGCTTTCACTGTAAAAACTTTCTGCTTTTTCACTTTATTTTACCTTTAACAATCCCTTTGCCTTGTTGGATTGGCGGACAAGGGTGCTGTACTGATGTTTAAATGGTTCGATTTCATTCGTAATATACCTAGATGTAATTTCATCATCATTTATGCTGCTTAACACACGCAAAGGGTTCGTTTTCAGACGTTCCATCTCTTTGTTTAGATTAAAGCTGTCTGAAAAGCCCGATAAAAGTATGGCTTTTAGCAAGGCTTCGGCGTTTGTGCTCTTTCGTAAATACTCCACTGCCTCTCCATACTCTTTTAACTCTAGCAACTTCACACCACATTGATTGCTGTTTTTTGTTAATTGATATTCGTTCTTGATTTCACAGCGTTTAATACCGATTTCTGCTGACTCCGTCAAGGACGGATCACCGATGACGGTCAAACTCTTAAAGGCAGCAATGGCCTGTTTAAATAATTGATGATTTTCTAAGTCCCTTGCCTCCTCTAACAATTGCTCGTAAGAAGATCGCTCTTGGAGTCCCAGTTGTTCTACATCAAATTTTGCAATGATATCTACATGTTCGAGGAGCCACTCTCTTGTGTCGTCCGTCACATCATCTTCGACCATGCCAAGAATATCTCTTGCCCGGGTGATCGCAACATACGCAACATTAAAATAATAGCGATATATTTCTGAATTCAGCTTGGAACCGCCGAATATTTCCGCCCACTGCTCTTTAAAATCAGAAAATACGTTATAAGTAATAATGTATCTCTTTTCAATCCCTTTGATTTCAGATACAGTCAATACTCTTGGCTCTAAATCCGGGAATCTAGCAACGATTTGTTCTTTTGATTTATTATTTGAAACAACAATGGACAGGTAGCTTTTATCTTTTGCGTATTCCCATAAGTCATTTTGGTTTCCTAAGAAGAGGTATGGCTTTCTTGTTCCTCCTCCTCGCTTTGGAACTTCCGTATATTCAAAGTCAAGATTGCTTGCAATCGACTCTCTTCGCAGACTAGCTATTTCATTAGCAAAACGGACAATGTCTTTGCTTGAACGATAGTTCTTTTTTAGGATACCTTTTTCAAAATTATCAATTCCCCCGAGAAACCGAAAGATGCTCTCAATTCTACCAGCATTAAAAAAGGTCGGATTAATCGTTTGATGAAAATCGCCGCAGACGAATACATTCTTTTTGTCCTTTAGAAGATTGCATAAATAATAGACTTGTAATTCGGTTAAGTCCTGGATCTCATCAATAATCATATAATCATAGGATGGTGTGCAATGCTGCAATGCAATTCGTACTAACTGTCCTTCTTCACTTAGTCCATCCTTACTGATCGATTTCACATATCGATCATACTTTTTATTAAGGTTGATGATTTTCTCGCGCTCATCTTTTGAAAAAAGACTGTAGCTTTCATTTAGTTTGTAATACTCATCATATGACAGTACTTTTTTAGCTGAAATTTCATCATTATAGGCATTAATCATCTCTTTTCTAAATGATGCAGCCCCTGAAAACTTGCTGTCTATAAACGTACAAATTACATTAAGATTTTCAGCCATCCGAAATTTGCTTTTCCGTGTATTGAATTGAATGTGATTTTTTTCAGCTAAAGCACGAAGAATTTCTTTTTCAAACTTGTTCACTGGCAGTTCCATTTCATATTGCCAGTTTGCTCCAATCATTCCTTGGAGAATTCCTCTCCTTTCCTTCCAGAGAGCGACCGGATCAAATGAGTGAATTCCAGGCTGGGTTTCATACCACTCTTTAAAGCTTTCAAAAGAAATAATTCTTTTATTCTCGTCCGAATTCATCTCAATATACTCTTCTACCGTGTAAAACTCGGTCTTATTTGCAATTTGATCTCGATCCATATCAAATAATTCTACGGCTATTTTTTGAAAGAGACGCTCGGTCTTATCTTTTAAGTTTTTAGAAAAAGTAAAATAGGATAGTTTCATATCAGCATCTTGGCGAGACTGCAAGTATTGAATCATTTTATAGACTCCAATCGTTGTTTTGCCGCTCCCCGCTGATCCAAATATAAATTCTCCTTTGTCTTTTAGGCGGACAAATTCGTACTGATCATCACTCAAATAATAAAGGTGGTCATCTTCTCCAAATATGCTGCTGAGCCGTTCCAAATCGATAATAATCGGGATCGAGTTTTCCAGAGACAAATCAACTAACGTCTCATGTTTGTCTTTATCTATGGTGGCAATCGTTTCGTTAATCGAATACTCTTGTAATCCTAGGGAGGCAAAATCTCGATCTCTGGCCTTTCTTATTTGTGTATCATGATCACAGTACTCCAAAAGGATCAAAGAATCTTTGTATTCTTCGCGAATAGTCGGGTAAAAGTTCCGACCATATGTAAATAAAACTCGATCGCCGGTTCCAACTTTAAATTTGTATATCGTCTGCTCAATTGATTCTACTTTTTTCAATCCGAATCCATTCGGAACCGCTTTAATATTATGATGGTTTTTCTCTAATTCTTTCATTAATAGTGAAACACGATTGTGCACATAGTCTGCTTTCTCTTTTGGTACTGATTTATAAAACTTGTCAAGTGCAAGTACTTTCATCTGATAAACCCCCGAATAGTATCTCAGTTTGCTAGGCAAGATATTTTTCCATCCTAAATCTTTATCACCATCTAAGATGAAATAATGATTAATACCTATATCTATTTTACTATATATAAACCAAAGTTTCCCTATAAAATCACATAAAAAAGTGGAGTTCCCTTCCTTTAGCTGAGAGATTTTATTTACTATTATTGCAAAAAGGGTGTACCAAATTTGGTACACCCTTTTTCTTGCTTCTATCAGGATAATATGTATTTTTTGAATTTTGGTTGTTTAGTTGTACAGCTCAGCGAAGACAGAGTATCTGTCACTTTGACGAATTTGACATGATCTCCAAAACTAGTTATAAATTTATCAACTTTCAAAATTTACAATATATGGATATCATTTACACAATTAACTATTACATGCATAAAGCCAAGATTAGATGTAAGGTAAGGGTGTAGAAACTTCGCAAAAGAAAAAGTGCATCCCCCAGTCATATAAAGTTCGGAGTGTTCAGGAACCCTTGTTAAAAACCTATTCATAATTACTTATAATCTTATCAAATACAAGATTTAGGAGGTAATAGACGTTTTTTAAAAATTTCTTATAGAAATTAAATATTAGATGTCTCTGATCATGTTAATGTGATAACATGATCAGTTAATTAATTTTTTGGAGGGATTAATATTTCTTATAAAAAAACTACAATTAGTTGATATATCACTCGAAATTACCTTTGATCTTGTTGAGAATGTTGCTACTAAGTTAATTAAAGATTCTATAGGTAAAGATCTACCAATAAGGGTAGAAGCTGATGATGATAAGGATGAATTACTTATTAGAGTTCATATTGATGATAGATCTCTTTCTGATGATGAGTTTCAGACTTTAGACGCTATTGGTTTTGCAGACGATCAGCCATACAGAAGTGCTGATCGTGTAATTAAAAAAATATTAGGTCATAATGAATACAGGATTTTACCATTTTTAGGGAAAGCGATGAGTTAGGTACTTACTTTGTTGTGGAAATGCCTTATCCAGAGTACAGAGCAAGCCTTTAAGCGTTTTGCAAGGAAGGTAGTGCTGTCACCCGCCCAACACCAAAAAAAAGGTTCCTGACGCCCAATACATTTCAGAGCTGGATATCAGGAACCTTTTTGAAATAACACCGCGACTTTAATGACTGACTATTATTAAGCATAACCAAAAAACATTGACTATCAGTTTTAATTCGACATCACTGTAGGTAATTGGTACATATTAAGTTAACACTTTTTTGGTTACCCGGGATATTCAGTATGGTGATTTTGCTAAACAGACCATAAGGCAGTTATGAGGGGTTTGAGGTAGAAAGAACTGAAAAACAGGACCACAAAACGTTGTGCCCCCTCGTCCCATTTAGATTCTTATATCTTTATGTATTTCTTTTTTCTGTAATCACTTTCACAACATCCAATTGATAGTTATAAAAATATCCATTACCTTCTGTAACTATTTTCAACATCTCAGTGAGATCAACAAGCAGGTTTGGTTGTTCCCTAACAATATTCACTGCTTTAATAGCATAATCCTTATTCTTGGATTTCTTCCTAGAGTTATAGGTCCCTCGGGGAATATTCTTTACTAATCCTTCTTCACATAAACCAAGAAAAGAATTTTTAGGACATCCTTTCTTTTGACCCTATACTTTTAAACCCTATTTGTAGTCATTCGTTATCCGAACATAGATAATCATAAATTTTGTTAATCGCTTGTTTTTTAGCTACTTTTCCGAAATCCATGAAAGCAACTTGTATACTTCTATTGTGGTCTTTATAAACCTCGTAAACAGGTCACCGCTTCTTTCATATCATTTATCCTTCACATCAAACACTTTACTCTTAGCAATCTCAAC includes:
- a CDS encoding UvrD-helicase domain-containing protein, whose product is MKVLALDKFYKSVPKEKADYVHNRVSLLMKELEKNHHNIKAVPNGFGLKKVESIEQTIYKFKVGTGDRVLFTYGRNFYPTIREEYKDSLILLEYCDHDTQIRKARDRDFASLGLQEYSINETIATIDKDKHETLVDLSLENSIPIIIDLERLSSIFGEDDHLYYLSDDQYEFVRLKDKGEFIFGSAGSGKTTIGVYKMIQYLQSRQDADMKLSYFTFSKNLKDKTERLFQKIAVELFDMDRDQIANKTEFYTVEEYIEMNSDENKRIISFESFKEWYETQPGIHSFDPVALWKERRGILQGMIGANWQYEMELPVNKFEKEILRALAEKNHIQFNTRKSKFRMAENLNVICTFIDSKFSGAASFRKEMINAYNDEISAKKVLSYDEYYKLNESYSLFSKDEREKIINLNKKYDRYVKSISKDGLSEEGQLVRIALQHCTPSYDYMIIDEIQDLTELQVYYLCNLLKDKKNVFVCGDFHQTINPTFFNAGRIESIFRFLGGIDNFEKGILKKNYRSSKDIVRFANEIASLRRESIASNLDFEYTEVPKRGGGTRKPYLFLGNQNDLWEYAKDKSYLSIVVSNNKSKEQIVARFPDLEPRVLTVSEIKGIEKRYIITYNVFSDFKEQWAEIFGGSKLNSEIYRYYFNVAYVAITRARDILGMVEDDVTDDTREWLLEHVDIIAKFDVEQLGLQERSSYEQLLEEARDLENHQLFKQAIAAFKSLTVIGDPSLTESAEIGIKRCEIKNEYQLTKNSNQCGVKLLELKEYGEAVEYLRKSTNAEALLKAILLSGFSDSFNLNKEMERLKTNPLRVLSSINDDEITSRYITNEIEPFKHQYSTLVRQSNKAKGLLKVK
- a CDS encoding nuclease-related domain-containing DEAD/DEAH box helicase encodes the protein MSAEIFESYNPNDPRTKGEQYLLDVFRNSSRFDGWMVFEQPHINSMKPDFVLLHPSRGIIIIEVKDWNLTSSVYENGGYIRGTDGRSHKKNPINQVENYKKSILKSELTNSVYLAEEFEKNYYACIETVVYFHGAAKANALAFCNNNLLYTKIWTKEDIEYIKNTHNPLNNRIHTYALSRQQSAFNHNGQLEELVKELAKHLQYADYNFERRRPFILTPSQSELSELSPGSIRRWSGVAGAGKSLILAEKAVKALRDNKRVLILTFNITLRHYLRDLVSQQFGQGNYEGERKKLRKDLTIIHFHELLKIIMTEHEIEVDFDDEDQNFTQRWMSLINIYFLENNMKDQFNYDYILVDEGQDFMGEWIRFLKQFYTKKGELFIVYDKAQDLFNHGVWIEDADQVKNIGFKGRPGNLKYTHRLPDTMVQKIRQVREVLQIQGEDILVAREEQLSFLQTTFWLNCKANNISDKLSQLTDRVKELRKSNDWEDITIITTNEKTGAELVEYFERYGVKTSHVYDLQRQSDQKRRKSEKWKFQGGTGRLKICSFHSYKGWQTPNIILVLDSPTTQYIDGNVFVTSVPNSDTIKNALFISMSRVKGKETTGEFSFTCLNYLPQYDHLKSSF
- a CDS encoding AAA domain-containing protein: MNLYYNAMYDDFRKANNMVTAVDDNMRKFERYLTLAIKALREKKHVRAKWDTVEDPTKLIIDPLCYQITLSTSSVLEVFMDENYLELNVENNVPFEPGSGIRLDNNFMPLLPTQFELISISSTRHLLRITDSSAYNGEKQALTSNGSIATITPFEIKDISQNGHHLTLSGKTYNEKKGSYSFEIMGEINEDEDLYINGLYMNQSDWHIANLSGDLYFNEKGERIPFLERNGNALYVSQSFPRPKKITHGGIDVHFKIQTIPIPKKIHVNGVEIAIEHNRDSFETLSNVSGLSNDHIYRDSENGIDMFKISKHDQKSSSRKGQLAIRLIDEEEDDESFSKSNVDYFFDQDTEELEGILDGKQVRLKIEKVLPDELILFISRHDRTTLKFSDIPEVLSIRVNTYQLEMQRKAIQKLKRVPLTDQKPLIDLSRRKEREKVWKSFTPETITEWKVLTDHTREGVQAQRSFVSKALATPDFALLEGPPGSGKTTTILELIVQLIQRGKRILLCGSTHVSIDNVLERLQEKNLLDGIFPLRIGKQDSISEKIKEFTMDNYENSKFRDVLIESANLVCGTTFGILKHPLFNLNGDEPPVPKYDYLIIDESSKTTFQEFLIPALFAKRWILVGDIKQLPPFNDREHVNAAIDDDEKLSPALKQACLLIYQYIHDFRVRMPVCLVLQVDVIKNIQSELAVADPDDMKKRVVVIDENPTVDSISFVGISEMDIKMKNPIVWSMQGAEVIFVSEKLYSLVENQIPTNMVVIKDDWENSSNHYQVNAFYSRHPQELHQSLQYTWKSSRKREALAIDFFSEQKKFLKEKTWASEYGWRLVRSFELENVDNSRTRENLKRNLEFLSPKTAAAHILKDIETVGDIALPSILQALQDGVGKNRDQSLETTLNSGFNMEEKQNRFVSLDYQHRMHPEISQFPRSYFYNNEALRDSSYTRYKREWTYNRYPNKNIWLDVSGKNKRSTNEAEVQAIMKELREFIKWAAIHKNDEHDKGIWEVACLTFYNGQRKAMADELKKLTGQKNRLANFSIGNVEIKNYTVDKFQGQEADITFLSMVRTDRIGFMDNPNRLNVAITRARFQRVIVGKYQFFLNNKQSEQLRLLPREATKMTISQKELGE